A window of the Roseburia sp. 831b genome harbors these coding sequences:
- a CDS encoding carbon starvation CstA family protein, whose translation MNGLVIVLIGILALGAGYLLYGRWLAKKWGIDEKAKTPAFTHEDGEDFVPSSKFTVFSHQFSSIAGAGPVTGPILASVFGWVPVFLWLIIGGLFFGAVQDFGALYASVKNEGKSMGMIIEKYIGKTGRKLFMLFCWLFTLLVIAAFTDMVAGTFVGKGVADMAAETSYANSAAASISMLFIVVAVIFGVIQKHVGKMNEVVRAVIAIALLVVMFAVGMKLPIYATKSAWIYIIMAYLFLASVMPMWLLMQPRDYMTTFMLLGMIIGAVVGVLVAHPTMQLNAFNGFNVNGSYMFPTLFVTIACGAVSGFHSLVSSGTSSKTISNEKDMPMVGYGAMVVETLLGIVSLVVVGAVAVNGTKPDGTPFAIFSSGVAGFLEKLGLPVQLATVFMTMCVSALALTSLDSVARIGRMSFQELFYGDTTDPEKMPGWQRVLTNKYFATVITLFFGYLLTLGGYNNVWPLFGSANQLLAALVLIALAVFLKTTGRTGWTLYIPMFVMLAVTFTALVQKTIALVTNMVSGQATFLVDGLQFIVAILLMVLGVMVAFSCLKKLFGKKAEA comes from the coding sequence ATGAATGGTTTAGTTATTGTGTTAATTGGTATTTTAGCATTGGGAGCCGGTTATCTGTTATATGGTCGCTGGCTTGCAAAGAAATGGGGAATCGATGAAAAGGCAAAGACGCCTGCATTCACCCATGAAGATGGAGAAGATTTTGTTCCATCCTCAAAGTTTACAGTATTTTCACATCAGTTTTCTTCTATCGCAGGTGCTGGCCCTGTCACAGGACCAATCCTTGCATCCGTATTCGGATGGGTTCCGGTATTCCTGTGGTTGATTATCGGAGGTTTGTTCTTCGGAGCAGTACAGGACTTCGGTGCTTTGTATGCATCTGTTAAGAATGAAGGAAAATCAATGGGTATGATTATTGAAAAGTATATCGGTAAGACCGGTAGAAAACTTTTCATGTTATTCTGCTGGTTATTCACACTTCTTGTTATTGCAGCATTTACCGATATGGTTGCAGGAACTTTTGTTGGAAAAGGTGTAGCAGACATGGCAGCGGAAACCAGCTATGCAAACTCTGCAGCAGCATCCATTTCCATGCTTTTCATCGTTGTAGCAGTTATCTTCGGTGTGATTCAGAAACATGTTGGAAAAATGAACGAAGTCGTTCGTGCCGTAATTGCAATTGCACTTTTGGTTGTAATGTTTGCCGTTGGTATGAAACTTCCAATCTATGCAACAAAATCAGCTTGGATTTACATCATTATGGCATACTTATTCCTTGCATCGGTTATGCCAATGTGGCTTTTGATGCAGCCTAGAGATTACATGACAACATTCATGCTTCTTGGTATGATTATCGGAGCTGTTGTCGGTGTTCTCGTTGCACATCCAACTATGCAGTTAAATGCATTCAACGGATTCAACGTAAATGGTAGTTACATGTTCCCAACTTTATTTGTTACAATCGCATGTGGTGCGGTATCCGGTTTCCACAGCCTTGTTTCTTCTGGAACATCTTCTAAGACCATCAGCAATGAAAAAGATATGCCAATGGTTGGTTACGGCGCAATGGTTGTTGAAACATTACTTGGTATTGTTTCCTTAGTAGTTGTTGGTGCTGTTGCTGTAAACGGAACAAAACCAGACGGAACACCATTTGCAATTTTCTCAAGCGGTGTTGCAGGATTCTTAGAGAAACTTGGACTTCCAGTACAGTTAGCAACTGTATTTATGACAATGTGTGTATCTGCATTAGCATTGACATCTCTTGACTCTGTAGCAAGAATCGGACGTATGTCCTTCCAGGAACTGTTCTATGGTGATACTACAGATCCTGAAAAAATGCCAGGATGGCAGAGAGTTTTGACAAACAAATACTTCGCAACTGTTATCACATTGTTCTTCGGTTATCTGTTAACACTTGGCGGATACAACAATGTATGGCCACTGTTTGGTTCTGCAAACCAGTTACTTGCAGCTTTGGTACTGATTGCACTTGCTGTATTCTTAAAGACAACCGGAAGAACCGGATGGACGTTATACATCCCAATGTTTGTTATGTTAGCCGTTACTTTTACCGCATTGGTACAAAAGACAATCGCACTTGTTACCAACATGGTAAGCGGTCAGGCTACATTCTTGGTAGACGGTTTACAGTTTATCGTAGCAATCCTTCTGATGGTACTTGGTGTCATGGTTGCATTTAGCTGTTTAAAGAAACTATTTGGAAAAAAAGCAGAAGCTTAA